TGGCGACCTCCAGGCCGTGCGCGACAACAGGCTCACCTCGAACTATGTGACGATGGATACCTGGCGCGACTGGCGCAAGTTCTACGCCACCATTGCCCAGTGCAACCTGGCCATCGCCAAGCTGCCGGGCATCCCGGCGCAGGACGAGCGTTATTCCAAAACGGAAATGGAGCTGGACCTCGCGCAGGTGCGTTACATCCGCGCGTTCACTTATTTCTACATGGTGCGCGTTTGGGGCGATGTGCCTCTGATCACCGAAGTGGGCCAGGGCGATTTTGCCACCCTTCCACGTACGCCCCAGAACGAAGTGCTGGAATTCGCTTTCAACGAAGCCACGAACGCCATCGCGAAACTGCCCTGGCAGTTCGACGGTACCCATCCGGAGCAGACCGGCAACTACCGCGGTCAGGGCATCAGCCACTGGCGCAGCATCCTGGCCACCAAAGGCGCAGGGTTCACGCTGCAGGCGCACATCCGGGCATGGCAGAAGGATTATGAAGGCGCGCTGGCCGCCATCCAGGTGATCCGCGACAACGGCAGCAAAACCGGTTACGGCACCGTAAGCGTTACCGACCTGGTAAGCAACGCCGGTACATTCCGCGGCCGCAGGAACGAAAACATTTTCCAGCTGGATATGAACTTCGACCACGCGGAGATTTCGACGACGGGGCAGATTGAAAACTGGACGCTCCGCGCGCCGGACGTAGCCAAGAAGGAAGCGGAGATCTACGTGACGAAAGACAGTATCCTCAATATCTTCCCGCTGGCTTCAGACCTTCGCCTGACGACCTTCTTCACCGATATGGGTTCCATGCAGCCCATGTTCTACAAGATCAAGATGCTGAACGACGCGGTGAAGAACCCCACGCTGCGGTTCTTCAATTCCGCCATCGTGGTTTTCCGTTACGAAGAACTGTTGCTGCTCCAGGCCGAATGCCAGCTGCGGACGGGTAACTTCTCCGGCGCGCTCACCCTGCTGAACGACCGCCGCGGCAACCGCAACCTCACGCCGGTGCTCAATACTGTTTCGGAAGAGCAGCTGCTGGATGAAATCTTCCAGGAACGCCGCCGCGAGCTCATCGGCGAAGGATGGCTGTGGTACGACCTGGTGACCTTCGGCAAAGTGCCTGAATTCACCGGCCTCTCGCAGGCGGATGTGGACAACGGCGCCATCTACTGGCCTGTTTCCCGCGCAGCGCTCAGCCTTAATCCCAAACTCATCCAAACCAATTACTGGAAGTAAAAACCGGACATATGAAAAAGTTTTCCTTCAGTATCCCGCTTCTCGCCGCCACTATGCTGGCCGCTACTTTTTCCTGTGAGAAAAAGAATGTCGAATACCGCGACATGCAGCCTGTCCGGGAAGTGAACATGTCGACTTACGACTTTATCAAAAGCGCCAACAAAGGCGGCTTGTACGATACACTTATTTACCTGCTTGACAAAACCGGTTTGGCTGACAAGCTGAAAGCCGGCAATGTGACCTTCTTTGTTCCGCAGGATTTTTCCATCAGGGCGGCGATGTATGACGTCAATTTTACGCGTGAAAAGCGCGGCGATCCCGGCAACTGGACGGTGGACAGCATCCGCATCGGCATCTGGGACACGCTGTTGTCGCGCTACATGCTCGAAGGCCGTTACGACCTGGATACGCTGCGTTATGCAGATGGCATGAACCTGGTGACGCCTTACGGGTATGAGATGAACGGCAAGGCCATCATCACCACGGCTTCGGGCATCGAAGGCGGCGGGTCTACCGTGATCCAGTTTTCGGATAAGAACGAAAGCCGTATCATGAAAAACTGGGTGATGGCAACGACGGAAGCCGCCAACCTCAAAACCACGAGCGGCATCGTGCACATGCTGGAGCCCAAGCACATCTTCGGGTTTTCTTCTTTCTCCCGTATGTCTTACCCGCCTGTTCGCCGGCCTTATTTCGCCAACCCGCTGCCCATCCCCGGGCACATCGAGCTGGGGTATTACGACCACGGCGGCGAAGGGCTTGCTTATCACGACAACGAAATCGCGGCAAGAGGGACATCTTCGTTCCGGAAAGACGAAGGCGTGGACCTGGACAATTGCAGCGAAGGCTTGTATAACACGGGTTACACCAACATCGGCGAGTGGCTGCGGTTTACCGTTCAGGTGAACTATGCCGGCCGCTACCGCCTGTATTGCAAGGTGGCATCCCCGAACGACCACGGCCGCCTGCGGATCGAAGTGGATGATGTGAATGTTTCCGGTAGTATGGTAGTGCCGAAATCCGGCGGATATCAGAACTGGAGAACGCTGATGGTTGATAATATCCAGCTGACAGAGGGTACCAAAACCATCTATCATTACCTGGAAACAGGCGGATACAATGCCGGCAGGTTTGCTTTCATACCCATGGACCGGGTGCCCTACAACATCCAGCCACACAGCATTCCGGGCAACATTTTCGCAACGGAATTCGACTTTGGGCTCCCGAACGAATCCTACTACGATTCCGATGAAGGTAACAAAGCCAATGGCAAAGCGGAGCACCGCGTGTTCGAAGGCCCCGACTGTGAGAAAGTAAATGAAATGCCCGGCACTTATGCGATCAGCCACGGTGTAAAAGGCGAATGGCTCACATATTCGGTGGATGTGAAACAAGATGGCGATTACCAGATCGTATTCCGCACCAGCGGCACCGGCGCCGCCGGCAAGCTGCGCCTGGAGATGGATGGAACGGACATCACCGGAACGGTAGCCGTACCCGTTACAGGCGCTTATGGCACATACAAGGACTTTAACGGTCCTGTGGTACACCTGACCGCCGGCCGTCACATTCTGAAGTATGTGAATGGCGATGCCGGTTTCAACCTCTATCAAATCAAATTCATCGCCCAATAAAAACAGTCCGAATGCAAAAGAGAACAACACGAGAACTGAGGCGCTTATTCTTTGCCGCACCGCTGCTGGCCCTGCTGGCGGGTGTTTCAGGCTGTTACAAGAATTTGATTCCCGATGAAAAGGATCACCTCAGCAATAACATGAACTACACGACGGAAACATTCGTCGCCACGCTTGGCGAGAACAATGCTTTCATCAACGTGTTCAACGCCGATTATTCCACCCAGCCGCTCACGTTCACGATCGAAAACGTGCGCAGCGGCGATAAATCGCCCGCGCCCCAGCTCCGCGCACTCGTGGATACGCGGCAATGGAAAACCTGGTACTCCGGCAACGAGAAGTCTATCCAGGAGATCTACGACAAAACTTTCACCGCCAAACGTCCCATTCTCGATATCCGCGAGAATTCCGGGGAGATCATCTTTTGGAACGTGGATTCGCTCACGGTGCCATACGGTGTGTATTACTTCGATGTGCGGGTGAAGAACAACGGCGGAGAGCGCCTGTTCTCTAACCTGATACTCGACCTGCGCCGTCCGCACCCCTTCGAGCCATACACCCACGACGATATCACGGGCATCCAGAAGCCGCTGACAAGCGGTGGCGTGGTGAAGGCACATGATACGCGGAACGTGCGCGACTATATGCAACGCGTACTGCCCAAAGACAGTGTGGACGTATTTTTCGTGAAAACCGGCAACGCCGCCAATACGGTTTCTTTCCGGTTCTTCAACCGCGACTCTTCCGTTATCCCCCTGACCGTGTTCGACGTACAGCGTTGGGACAGCATGTACTATTACAGCCCGATGGCCAACACGCAGGTGGAATTTGGTTTTAACCGCCGGTTCGACACCGACAGCACCATCGTTACCTACGACATTCCGAACCCTTTCCCGGTGTTGACGGATGTTTCAGGCGGGCTGGACATGGCTACGGTTTATTTCGATTTCAAGCGCGTGAACTTCGGCCGGCAGGAGCTGGGCTTTGTAGCCCTGAAGTTCGCCATCCTCGAGCCCGGGGAATGGACCATTGCCGTCAAATTCAGGCAGACGCCCAAATTCGAAGACGACTGATTTCGTAAACACCAAGTAAAAAAGAAACTGATATGCGAATTATATACCCAAAAGCGGTGGCGCTTTGTACGGTCTTCCTGCTTTTTGCGTGTGGCGTAGCCCTGGCGCAGCAGAAGATCACGATCAAGGGGAGGGTCACGGATGCGCAGTCGCATTCGGGGATTCCCGGCGTGAGCATCGTGGATGCAGACCTGAAGAAAGGTCTTGCCGTGACGGATCCCAACGGTAATTTTACCGTTACCATTGAATTGAATAAAAACCTGTTGTTCCGGTTTATAGGGTACGAAGACAGGGTACTCAAGGCCAGCAAAGCCGAACTGAACGTGTCGTTGTCGCCCGCGGAGAAATTCCTCAAGGAATCCGTGATCGTGGGTTACCAGACGCGCAGCAAGGAAACGGTGACAGGCGCGGTGTCGATGATCAACAGAAAAGATATCCAGGACGTACCGGTAACCAACCTGGAGCAATTGCTGCAGGGTAAAGTAGCCGGGATGAACATCCAGAATATCAGCGGCGCGCCGGGTTTCGGCGGCTCCATCAACATCCGCGGTATTTCCCAGCTGAACATTTCGGGCGGCGGCGATGAGGCTTTCCTTTCCAGTTCCAATCCCCTGCTCGTGATCGACAACGTGCCGGTGGATTATGACGGCGGTATCGATCAGTCGATGCTTCAGCCCGGCGCGGCCACCGGCCCGCTTTCGCTGCTGCCTCCGGAGGATATTGAATCGATCGAGGTATTCAAGGATGCGCAGGCGGCTTCGCTGTACGGTTCCCGCGGGGCCAACGGTGTAATCGTGATCACGACGCGCCGTGGGAACTCGGCCGTTCCCATCATCAACCTGAACAACAGCATCTTCCTCAACACCCCGCCGCAGTTGCGGCCGGTGCAAGGCGGCAATCTGGAAAGGGATTTCCGGACCTACACGATCCTCAACCACAGCGAATACGATTTCCTCGCGAAGCAACAGTTCGCGAATGCACAGTTCCTGTCCGACAGTTTGAACGGGTTTTACAATAACAGTACCGACTGGCAGGGACTTTTCTACCAGCGAACCATCAACTCCAACAACAACCTGCAGATCAGCGGTGGCAACACTAAGATGAACTACAAGGCGAACCTCTCGTACCAGATGAACCAGGGTATCATCAAGAACACCGGTTTTAACAAGTACGTCGCCAACATGCAGCTGAACCTCATGCCCACCGACCGCCTCCGCATCAGCGGCCAGCTTTTCGCGGCGCTTGGCCAGAAGCAGCGCGGCAATGGCGGCGGCCTCACCGGCAACGGCGCGGGCAACGCTTTCACCAGCTCCCTGCTGCCTGGCCCGTCTCACTTCCTGGAGTTCCCGGAATTGAGGGCGTATATCGAGAACGTGGATGATAACAACACGGTGAATATCCGCTCTTACCTGAGCGTGGATTATGAACTGTTCAAAGGCCTCCGCCTCACGTCCGCCACTTCCTACGATTACTATACCGACACCCGCGACCGCTTCAACCAGGCGTTCAGCAACAACAACCAGACGATGGTGTACGGGTACGTTTCCCGCCGGGGTGAACTGAACACCCGCAACGGCCTGGCGTATAACTTCAACTCGAACCGAGAGAATACCGAAAAAGGCCACAACGTGCTGTTGAGTGCTTTCACGGAAGCGAACATCAAGGAACGGGAAGACCACATCCGCGACATGCGTAACGGCCCGAGCGACTTCTACTGGGGGCCCCGCGGCTACAGCCCCCGCTTTTACCCGGGCAACCCCTGGAATAATCCGGATGGCCACAACGTGAACGGCACTTCCGAAAGCGCCACCTATCACGCGCTATCCTTCGCCGGGGTGCTTTCCTACAACTTCCGCACGAAATACAATATCGACCTCTCGTACCGGGCAGACGGTAACTCCAATTCCGGTACTTCCAGCCGTTATGCCATCAACCCCTCCATCGGCTTGCGGTACAACTTTACCAAGGAGTCGATTTTCAGGGATTTGAACTTCATCGACTACGGTTCTATCCGCGGTTCTTACGGGATCAACAGCCGTCCGGCTTCCACCCGCGTGAACTCGCTCGGCTTCTACAACATCTATTCCGATTACAACAACATGCCTGCAATCGGTCCCGACTGGGGTATCATGCCGAACCCGAACCTGCAGTCTGAAAAGGCTTACCAGTACAACTTCGGTTTCGAAACGAGCATGTTCAAAGGAAGGGTATCGCTCAACTACGATACCTATTTCAAGGAAACTTACAACATCCTCCAGGACCAGGTATTGTCTGACGTAACCGGTTACGGCAGGATCCAGGTGAACGGCGGCGCCATCGTGAACTATGGTCATGAGATGGTGCTCACCGGCCGGCCTTTCGTATCCACTAAAGCCGGCGGCTTTTCGTGGAGCGTGACGGTAAACGGCGCCATCGCCCGCAGCGTGATCACCAAGCTGCCCGGGGATATGCAAATGTCGCGCTACAACGACGGCGCGCCGTTCTACATCGACCTGGCGCGCAAGGTAGGCCGCAACCCGATGAGCAACTATGTGTTCCAGACAAACGGCATTTACCAATACGATACCGAAGTGCCGGTGGATCCGGTACGCGGCGTGCGCTACAAAACCAACCGCGGCAACGGCGTTACTTACTTCCAGGCCGGCGACCCCGTTTGGCGCGACATCAACGGTGACTATTTCCTGGACGACCGCGACGACAACATTCTTTCCGGCAACCCGGAGCCCCTCGTAACGGGTGGTGTAAGCTCAACCTGGAGCTACAAGAACTTCTCGCTGAATGTATTTGCATCATACCTGGCCAAACGTACCATCGTGAACACGGCGATGACGGCGCGCCTCATGAAAATGACGCAGCCCGCCAACCTCGAATATTCCGGCGAGCCCGGCGGCGGTATCAATATCTATGACCTGGAGTTGCTCGATTACTGGAAAAATCCCGGTGATCAGTCGAAGTACCCCAACATTTACTATGTGTGGAGGAACGGGCAGATCCGTCCTTTCCGTGCCGACCAGTCGTTGTGGGAAGAAGACGGTTCTTACTTCAAGATCAACCAGATTACGCTGGCGTATACGTTCCGGGATTTCAATTTCATGAAGAGAGCGAAGCTGCGCTCGCTGCGCGCGTATGCAACGGCGTTCAACGTGGCGATCTTCTCCAATTATTCCGGACCGAACCCCGAGAGCGTGAGCCAGCTGGGCCGCGACAATATCAATGGCTATCCGAACGCGCGCACTTATACCGCGGGTATTACAGCCGAATTTTAACGAAGTAAAAAACAGAATATGAAAAGGTGGTTATCAATATGTTGTTTAGCGGGAGTGATGGCCGGAGCCGGACTCAGTTCCTGCAAAGACTTCCTGGACGTGAAGCCCAACGACCGTTTCACGGGAGCGGATTACTGGAGGAACGCCAACGACGCCCGCATGGGCGTGAATGCGGCTTACTCGCAGTTACGCGATCAGTATACCAAATGCATTCAATATAACTTTGCGGACTTCCGCCCCGGGAACTACGATTTCTGGAACAAGAACAATTTCCGCGCGATCGCCCAGAACGATCTCCGTAGTTCCGCAATTACCGGGACCGACGGCGCCAACGTGCCGCGCGAGAACTGGGAAACCTGGTGGAAGTCCATTGCCGCCGCCAACCTGGCCGTAGCCCGCATCGGCGGGATGAACGCCAGCCAGATCGGAGACATCGAGAAGGCGCAGCTGATCGGGGAGGCACGGTTCGTGCGTTCCTATGTGTACTACTGCCTCGTACAGAACTACGGGAATGTACCGTTCCAGTTTTCGCCTTATGAGCTGGATATGAAACCCAGGATCAGCCATGTCGACATTCTCGATTCCTGCATCGTGGACCTCCGCAAGGCGGCAGACGCGCTGCCGGTGGTTTACAACGACCCTACTTTCCGCGCCGTTCGCGCCACCAAAGGCGCGGCGCTGACCCTGATGGCGCACATGTACATGTGGCAGGCAGGGTTCGACAAACCGCGGGCGGAAGAACTGAACCGCAAAGCTGCGGCGGCCTGCAAGGAAGTGATGGACCTGAAAGTGTATAAACTGCTGCCGTATGAAGACGAGCTGATCGATAACATTTTCAAAGGCCGTTCGGAGGAGGGTATCTGGGAAATTTCGATGGACGTGAACTACGGGAACATCACCGGCAACTTCATTTCGCAATGGGTGCTGCATCAGCCGATCATCGCTTCCGCCACCAACGTATACGGCGGCCTGGGCAGCGAAATCACGATCAAACGCGAATACCTCGACATCCTGTATCCTCCCGGAGAATCCGACAACCGCTTCACACTGTGGTTCGACGATCCGTATAATTCCGTGAATCCGCAATCGCAGATGTTCCTGAAGTATTCCAGCGTTTCGGACCCGATCGCCCGCCGGTATGATGCCAACATGATCGTTTTCCGCTATTCCGGGCTGTTGCTCCTCCGCGCGGAAGCGTTGGCGAATACGGGCGACAGCGACGGCGCCAGGGAACTGCTGAACGAAGTGCGCCGCCGCGCGCAGGCCAGCGAATTTGTAGGGATCGACGGGCAGGTGCTGAAAGACGCTATTTTCCTCGAAAGGGTGAGAGAACTCTGGGGCGAAGGCCACCGCTGGTTCGACCTGGTGCGCACCGGCCGCGTGACCGACATCTCGCAATGCGAAAACGCATTGTCGCAGGATGAATTCGACCGCGGCGCCTGGACCTGGCCCATTCCCATCGCAGCCATGCGGAAAAATCCGAAGATCACCCAAACCGCCTATTGGGCACAATAACCCGTCAATTATGAAGCGTATGAAAAAGACACTCGCCTGCCTGCCGATCCTGGCCGCCGCTTGCCTGCTGTTTACCTCCTGCAAGAAGGAGTATTACAAAGACGGCGGACTGGCCAACCCGGTCTATAATGGCACTATTTACGATTACCTCACCGAAAAAACCATGTACTTCGACAGCGTCAAGCATGTTATCGACCTGGCGGGAATGAAGGACATGTTCACCAACGATACCATCACTTTTTTCGCATTTACCGACGACGCCATCAAAGCGGCGATGAATGAAGTGAACGCCCATCGTTTCGCGGCGCAGGAAGATTCCGTTACGATGGACGATATTGGTCCTGAAGTATGGAAGCAATTCATCAGCATGTACATTTTGCGCGGCAAACGTATGGCCGGATCCTTTCCCAGGGTGGCCCGCGAGAATATCCGCGCTTTCCCCGGGATCAACTATGTGATGCTGAGCGGTTACATCCTGAATATAGGTCTCGAATACACGAACTATCGCGGTGTGGAAGCCATCGGCCCCAGGATACTCTACCTGACCGACGTCACGTTTGACCCGACGGATTTCAGGAATAACAGCAACATCCGCGTCGCTTCTTCCGACATCCAGCCGCATAACGGGGTGGTCCACGCACTTAACTACCTGCATACCCTCGGCTTCCGCGGAGGCGAATTCAGGCGCGTGGCACTCGATTATTTAAGGACCAAAGAATAACGTAACTCATGAAAAGCAAAATATACCAGGGAATGCTGGCGCTGGCGATGATCGCCGGCGTTGCAGCCTGTACGAAGGAATCGGTGGACAGCGACGGGAAAAACCCTTACGGCGACCCCGTGGAAGCCTCCATCATCTTCGCCGAAAATTCCGTGAACCCCGCAAAGGGATACGTGAACGACGAAGTGCTGGTGCGCGGGACTGGATTCCTCAAACATAAAGACAAACTCGAAATCCTGTTTAACGGCGAGAAGGCGGAGATCCTGGAAGTCACCGACTCCGCGGTTAAAATCAAAATCCCAGAAATGGCCAGCTCCGGCGCGATCAACGCCAAAGTAGGCGATGAGTTCTACTTCGGGCCTTTTTTCCGGGTGTTTGGAAAGTTGCAGGTAGATACGACGTTTAACAGCCAGCGCGGCGCCAACGGCCTCATCACCTACATTACCGCGGCTAATGATGGTAAATACGTCATCTCCGGCCGGTTCAACGACTACGACGATGCCAAAAAGGCCGGGGGGGTAAACCGTATGGCCCGCATCAACGCCAACGGAACGATCGATAATAACTGGGAATATGGCTGGCAAACCGGCCCCCAGGGCGATGTGTACAGTTCCATTTACCTGCCGCAGGAGCAGAAATTCCTGGTGGCGGGAAGTTTCAACCGTTATGCGCGTACCCAAAACGTGTACAGCATCGCGAAGCTGAACTTCAATGGTACGATGGACTCCAGCATCATCATCCTGCCATCCCAGAACACGGGGATTACTTCGTCCCTGGCAGGCGGCGTGCGCGGCGTGATCAATAACCTGCATATCCTGCCCGACGAAAAGATCCTGGCGGTGGGCGATTTCCGTTATTACGTGAAACCCGACTTCAACCTCACATCCACCGCCGGCGTGGATTCCATGCACCTGGATTCCACTTTCGTGCAGCATATCATCAAACTGCACCCCGACGGCGTGCTGGATACCTCCTGGAACTACGACCTGAACGCACATCGCGGGTTGCCGACGGTGAACGGGCGTATTTACAAATCGCACCTGCTGCCCGATGGTAAAATCCTTATCGCGGGGAACTTCACCACTTACAAAGGACAGCCAGCGCCGCGTATCGCGCGACTCAATGCAGACGGTACCCTGGATAATTCGTTCCAGCCCGGTTCCGGCGCGGACCTGCTCATTTACGACCTGTTCGTGCAAACAGACGGGAAGATCATCCTGGCGGGCGGCTTCAGCCGGTTCAACGGCCAGCTGGCCAACCGCGTAACCCGGCTGCTGCCCGATGGCGCGGTGGACCCCGGTTTCAGCGTAGGAGCGGGGCCCGATGGTACCAAGATCGACCAGATCGGGGTACTGCCCAACGGTGTTATCCTCCTTACGGGTACTTTCCGGAAATTCGCCAATCTGTCGCGCAATAACTTCATCGCGCTGAACCCGGACGGGTCTGTTCACCAAACGTACAACGCGATCGGCGGCCTGCGCTATGCAACGGCGTCCGACGACGGTACGGTGATGGAAATGATGAATGTTCCGGGAGAAAATGCGGTGATCCTGGTGGGCAACTTCGACACGTTCGACAGCCGTACTGCCAACCGGATCGTGAAATTGAAATTTGAATAGACGAGGGGAAATCAGACAATAAAGAAAAAGCCATAAGACTTGATCTTATGGCTTTTTTTGTTGTTTGGGACGATTATTATTATTTCTTCGTTTCTGACCGTTGCGTGGCTTCCCTTGTCCGCCTCCGCTGCTTCCGCCGCGATGGTGGCTGCCTCCGCGACCGTTTCCGCCTCCGCCGCCCGGCCTGCGGACTTTGGGGGTGTATTCGGGTACGGGCCCCAGTTCAGGGGGCACGGTGGCTTTGTCTACCGGTTTGCCCAGCAGCTCTTCGATGCGGGAAAAACGGCCCTGTTCCTTGGGACTGATGAACGTGTATGCGGTACCGTCAGTAGCGGCGCGGGCGGTACGGCCGATGCGGTGGATGTAATCCTCGCCGTCGTTGGGCACGTCGTAGTTGATCACCAGGTCGATGTCTTCGATATCGATGCCGCGGCTGAGGATATCGGTAGCCACGAGTACTTTGGATTTGCCGTTTTTGAAGTTCAGGAGCGATTGCTCGCGTTTGTCCTGTTCCAGGTCCGAGTGGATTTCCTCGACGGTGAATTTGCCACGGCGCAGCACGGCGGCGAGCGTTTTCACGTTTTGCTTGCGGGAGCAGAAAACGATGACGCTTTCGGTCGGGCGGCTGCTGAGGATATGCTTGACCAGGGGGACTTTCTGTTCTTCATGCACCACAAACGCTTCCTGTTTGATGCGTTCTGGCGGTTTGGAGATGGCGATGTTCACCTGGATGGGATCCTGGAGGATTTTGAGCGCCAGTTTGCGCATTTTTTCCG
Above is a genomic segment from Chitinophaga pollutisoli containing:
- a CDS encoding DEAD/DEAH box helicase; this encodes MYFHEFDFDDDLLDGIDAMGYKTATPVQEQVIPVILSGRDLIASAQTGTGKTAAFLLPTIQNILSHTNDDHQINCMIIVPTRELAVQIAQALEGMSYFTNISSIAVYGGGDGASFAIEKKALSTGADVVICTPGRMIAHLNMGYVKLQGLKYLILDEADRMLDMGFHDDIEKIISFLPKDRQTLLFSATMPEKMRKLALKILQDPIQVNIAISKPPERIKQEAFVVHEEQKVPLVKHILSSRPTESVIVFCSRKQNVKTLAAVLRRGKFTVEEIHSDLEQDKREQSLLNFKNGKSKVLVATDILSRGIDIEDIDLVINYDVPNDGEDYIHRIGRTARAATDGTAYTFISPKEQGRFSRIEELLGKPVDKATVPPELGPVPEYTPKVRRPGGGGGNGRGGSHHRGGSSGGGQGKPRNGQKRRNNNNRPKQQKKP